AGAATGTTGTGTGGGGCATGAGGCCTACGTCGAGCTCTGTACAGAATGATACGGTAACGATTCTGCGTTCTATTGGAGGACGATGTGGTAGTCTTCCAACGCTGTTGCCGTCATACGTCGAAGGTTTGACAGCGATTGATTGTAATCGATGATCGCACGTTGTTCATTCCCGCGCGCAATGGCCAAGTCTCGTTGAAACTCAAGGACGACTCGCGTGGTGCTGAGGCCTAGTTGCAGTCGTTCCTGCTCGGCATGAAGCTGTTTTTCAGCGAGTTCACGAGCGGTTCGGGTGGTTTGGATTCGCTTGAAATCGGTGCGTACGCGGCGGACGGCTTCCTTGGTGTCAATGATGACCTGGTGGCGGATGCGTTGCAACGTGGCTTTGGCTTGATTTGTTTCCAAGACTCGCCGATTGTACTGACTTTGGGCCGACCGATTTCCTAGAGGATAACTCAGGATAAGACCGCCTCCAAAGTTATAAAAATCCCGGCTGGTGGTCCGATCCAGGGTATCTCCCGGGTTTTTCCCTAGACCGCTCAACCCGACATTTCCCTCGAAGGCAAGGCTTGGGAGCAGCTGATTCTTGGCTAAGTTTGTGTTGAGTGTTCCCGTTTCGATATTCTTTTGAGCTTGAAGTATTTCCGGGCGTTTTTGAAGCGCCAGCTCAAGCTCGTGGCGTAACGTTTGGGTGCGGGCTTTCTGCGTCGGTCTATCGGTGGCAATGACGGTGATCTCTTCCTGTAAGGTTTCTTCGGAAGGGCTGAAGAGACGATAGAGTTGATCTTCCTGGTCGTGTACGGCCTTTTGCGCGATTAAGACTTCTTCGACTCGACTCGCGACTCCTGCTTGCGCTTGCAACACTTCCACCTCGGCCATGACTCCAGCCGAGACCTTTGCCCGGTTTGCCGCGAACAACTCTTTGGCAGCCTTCAGCGTGGATTTGGCGACCTTCAGGTTTTGTCGCGAAAAAACCAATTCCCAATACGCGTGCTCCACGTCTTTGATCACGTTGAGGACTTGATCGACGAAAACATACTGTTCGGTCGTGGCGGCGTTCCGCGCGATATGAATTTGGGTGGTATTCACGTCGACGCCAAAATTACGAAGCAACGGTTGGCTCAAGTTTAAGGAGAGCGTATTGGTATAAGAGGGATTGAAGAGAAAGCTTGTTTGACCCGCAACGGAGTTTCTATTCGTGTCGAAGTGTAGGTCAAGGTTCCCGCCAGAGTATAATTTTTGAGTTAACCCGAGCCTCACATTCATATTGTTTTGATCGATTTTGTCCGGCTCCGACCCCAGTGTTGTGCCGCCGAGTCCGAAGATGGGTCGATTGAGTGGTGTCACGCTTCGATCATAGTTGGTTGACAGTTCGACGGTCGGATCGAATTGCGCGAGTTCCAAGACAATGTCGGTGAGGCGGGCATCTCGTGTTTGTCGACTGATCGTGATATCAAGATTCTCTTCGAGCGCGCGGAGGACGGCCTCTTGAAGCGTCAAGGTTTCAAGTGGCTCGGGGTCTATAAGGTTTGTGAGTTGGGAAGAGGTCGTCGATGTCTGTGCAAACGTAAAAGCGGCAGAAGAAAAAACCATGAACAGACTGAGAAGGCTGTTGCAGAAAAGTTGTCGCATGCTGATCCTCGCTGATCTATAGATCGTGGTGGCGCGACAGGCTCGTCCATGCATGAGTGTCGTCACGCTCAACATACCGAAAGCATGGAATCTTTGTATTGATTAGGTTTGGTTCAGGCTATCAAAGTCATTGAAGGCTCTGCAAACATCGAATGAACCATTTCATCCTTCACGTTGAGACGGCGCGTGAAATAACTAGTAAAAATACTACTCTTCATCCCAGCAAGCTATTGTCCTGATGCAGGCAGCGGACTGTCGAGAATAAGTACTTGTGGACAAGACCGGTAAATTCGTAAAATCGGGAAAGATCACCCATCGCAATGAGCGATGTATTCCATCATCCATTCGTTATTCTATAGAGGGAGTTGTATGAGCGTGTTGGATAAGATGCATACAAGGTGTTTGGCAACTGACGGATGTTTTCTGTCCGTATCAATAAAGCGGCGGATCCTTGGATTCCATACTATTGGATTGGCCACCGTTTTTATTTTTCTCTCTGTCGTGACCGGTGTGTGGGCGAATGCGAATGATGAGCCGCAAGAGCTTCCCAAACCCCAAATACGTACGACCCCTCCGCTGTATAAAGAATGGCGCTTTGATAAAGATGCGTTGGGTGCCCATCCTGTGGGATTCCAGAGTGGGGCGGTCAATGGACAGGCTGATGGACAATGGGTCGTTACCGAGGAGGCGACGGCTCCGACCAAATCTCAGGCAGTGCTTCAGCAGGCCGATTGTTCAGACGACTCGTGTTATTCCATTTTACTTGGCGATGAGACCGATGTGGCTTATGTTGATGTGTCAGTCCGGCTCAAGCTTCCCACGAGCGATACGATGGGAAAGGCGGGTATTGTCCTTGGCGCGAAAGATGAGAAAAATTTTTATGCGGCTGTGGTGACCCCGGACACGAAAACCATCGAAGCGTTCATCGTTCGCGATGGAAAAGCCACGTCATTCGGCAAGGCGCAAATCAAGCATGCGAAACAAGATTGGCATCATCTGCGAGTACAGCGAAGTCCGATGATGAGTCACGACCTCTTCAACGTGTATTTTGATCAGCATATGTTGTTGTCGCTCTCAGACTCGACATTCAAGGAAGGAAAGGTTGGATTGATTACCTGGGGAAAAGGCGACTATAGCTTCGATAATCTTCGAGCTATTGAATACGTGACGAATCTTCCCCTCTCCCGGCCACCGGCCTATTAGTCTTTTCCTGAAAGCTCTATGCTCGAGTCAGGCACAGGATAGAGGATGAACCACATGGCATCATCCTTTATCCCAACCTTGTGTTGAGGGAATGATCAGGGTGATACACTTTCCCTGGCCTGAAGCGCGTAGATGTATCCAGTTTTCCCACCGCCCGAGCGTTTTCTCAGTGCCTCGTTCAACGGACAGGGTTGCACAGACATGGCGAAATGTTCCTGGAAGTGAACCTCGATCGTATTCAAACCAAGTCGATTGGGATCGCAAAAAAAGGCCTTTCCGTCAGATTTGAGGGTGGAGCGGAGGACGTTCGATATTCCTGGCAAGTTTTTGGTGTCATAAAATACTTCGCTACCCATGACGATGTCGTACTTCCGAGGCATGGAGATTGAAGAAGACCAATCTAACGTGTGTGTATCAAACTGTCGAATCTGATTTATCCTGCATGTTTCTTTCACGCCTTCTAAAACGACCGGGACCATGTCGGAAAACGTGGTGAAGGCCCCCAACTGAGCAGCCACGACTCCCGCAAGGCCAACTCCGCAGCCGATTTCCAGGACGTGTTTTCCCGTCAAGTTTCCTGGAAAGTGCTCGTGAATGAGATATTCAGCCAGGGCGAGCTCGGATGGCCAGAGGCGGTCCCAATAGGCCCAGCCCAGAGATTCATCGTCACGTTGCTCCAATGGTGTTTCGTCGCCGATGTCTCGTTTGGTCTTAACGACGACCTGGATATCTCCAAGGCGAGGCAATGAAAAGGTTCTGATGCGACTCAATGAACAGGCCTAATTATCCGGAAGCTTACTTAATTCGGCGTGGACAAAAGATAAAATCTTCTCGCAATCCTCGATCATGCCATCGGTGACATTCATGCCGAGGGCGATCTCTTCTTCATCCAACGTGTCGACCAGGCCCTGGTTTTGTAGGAAATTCACGTCCCAGAATAGCAGGCCGATGTTTTCCTTTTTCCCATCTATTGTGACAACGGCATTGATATTGTCGCCATGTTCTGTCGGCGTATTCACAAATGTGGGTTTGACTCCGGCGCTAGAGGCTCGTTGAAGAAATTCCATGAACGTCTTGATACGGTTTAAGCTCGTAATATCTTTTTCCATGTATTGGCCTCTCAAGGTACTAACATAATGCCTATTGTGCTTGTGAAGCGAGACGTTTCAGTTTCGATATTCCACCATCCAGCCAAGTCACTCATACCCGCAAGCTGTACGTGCAAGTGTATTGGAAACGACTTAATGAACACCAGCCATAGAATGCTCTTCATTGTATGAACAGATTTTCGCTTGAGCTCATGAGCTCGATTGAGAACTTTTTATAACAGAACTCCTCAACAGGGACTGCTGTCTTAGAAGGCAAGTCTTGTGGACTTCGAGAAGTTAACATATAATACTAATGTATACATTACAGGGCCATTTCAATGATTCGAACACAAATTTATTTAACTGAACGTGAGAAGGATCAGTTAGAAGCCATAGCCAGTACTCGAGGGGTGAGGCAGAGTGAGCTCATTCGAGAGGCTGTTGATGAGTTGATCGAGAAGTATGCGCCTTCCCAGCGATTGGAGCGTATCAGGAAAGTACGCGGTCTATGGAAAAAAAGAAAAGATCTTCCATCGTTGCATGACCTTCGCAAGGGGTGGAACCGTAGGACTCCAAATTGACGCAGCGTATTCTTGTCGATACTGATGTCCTCATCGACTATTTTCGGGGTATAGACGTTGCGTGTGATTGTATTGAAGCGCATCTCGACCTCGTCTCCCTATCCGTCATTTCTGTTGCTGAAATCCGTGCTGGCATTCGAGGTAAAGGTGAGGGGGACGCACTCGAACAGTTCCTCTCAGTTATTCCAATATTTGATGTGACTCGAGTCATTGCTGAGAAGGCAGGGGACTGGGTGAATCAATTTGGTAAGTCTCATGCCGTCGAAATCCCTGATGCGTTAATTGCGGCGACCGCCACTGTACACGACCTTCAACTGAAAACGCTTAACATCAAGCACTACCCCATGTTTAAAGGCCTCGTTCCAGCTTATAAAAAGAGGTAGGTCTTTCCAGTTGCTGGCAGTTCTGTCAAAGAGTGTAGGAAGGGGCTAGGCGGCGGTCTGTGTTTTGAATGGTTTACGATCATTTGCTTCCAGTTATTTTGGCTATTTCGCTGGCGCATTTTCTCATTTCTTCATCCTTGGTCAAAATGTCTGGGCAGATGCGGAGAAGATTGTCGCGCGCGTCGATGACGATGCTGTGCGCTTTGAGTTGTTCGGCGATTCTCCTGGCCTCAGGATGAGTGACTGTCAAAAACGCGCCACGTCTTTCTGGCATTCCAAGCACATGTATTCCTCGTTCCAATAGTAACTCGGTGAGTCTGGCCTGTTGTCCGAGTGAATATTCGCGAAGCCGATCGACTCCGATGCCTTGCGTAAATGCCAGCCCAGCTTTGGCCTGATAATAGGGTAGGATTGGTGGCGTCGATTCCAGAAACGCATTGCCTCCTGATGCGAGGGCAGGGGAGTCGGGTCTCAGAAAGTCAAAGGGCGTTGGTTGTGCGAACCACCCTGTGTCCAATGTGGATAGCGTACCATCCAGATGTTTCGGGTGGATAGACAGCCAACAGGCTCCCGGCCCGCCTCGTAAATATTTATAGCACCCTCCAATCGCAAAATCCGCTCCTAACGCTTGGATGTTGATCGGTATGACTCCTACCGCGTGATAGAGGTCCAAGAGTACCCGGGAGCCTTGGGCCTGTGCTTCTTGAATGATCGCAGGCAAGTTCGTGAGATACTGGCCGGTGGAAAATAGCACCATCGAGACGATCAATAAGCTGCCCGGATGTTTTTTGACCACCCCGAGTATGTCGTCTTCATGGAAGATGCCTCGTTGATCGGAAGGAATCCAGTGTATGGCGATGCGATTTCGTTTAGCGTAAGTCTTGAGTATATGGTCAACGGAATTAAACTCTGCCGTGGTCGTTACGACGGAAGTTTTTTCGTCGTAGCAATTCAGTACTGCCCGCAATCCCTGCCCGGCGCTGGTTTTGGGAATGATACAGTCTTCCGACGGCGCGTGAATCAAATTGGCGATCTGCCTGCGAAACGTCTGGATTTCGGCTAGCCAGACATCCCAGGCCCCTTCCATGTCCGCATACCAGTATTCTATGGCCTGTTGTACGTCGGCGAGTGTTTGATCCGGGGGACGACCCAGCGAGTGATTGGCGAGATAGATTTCCGGTCGTCTCAGGACTTTTGAGAATAACGGATGAAGGTGAGCACGTAGGGATTGTTCATCTAACGGTCCAGGCCCAAGAGCCGTAAGCGCATCGTGAAGCCTTTTATTTTCCGATTTCTGTCCGGACATCGAGTAACTCAGGGAAAAAAGAAAAGTCGAGCGCTTGCTTGAGAAACTTGACGCCGGATGAACCGCCGGTGCCTCGTTTGTATCCGATCACGCGTTCGACGGTCTTGAGATGACGAAATCGCCACAGTTGAAAGTTTTCCTCCACATCCACTAATTTTTCGCACATCTCATAGGCATCCCATTGGGCGTTGGGATTGTCGTAGATCTGCTTGAATACGGGGACGAGTGCAGGAGTCCGGACGTGCGGAAGCGACCAGTCTCGCTCTAAGCAGGATCGAGGAATATCGTATCCCTGGCGACCGAGTGAGCATAAGAACTCATCGTAGAGGCTTGGGGCATGAAGCGTCTTTAATAAAAGCTGGTACAGTTTGTCATCGTGGCGGAAGACTTCGATGACATCAGCGTCCTTGTTTCCGAGGATAAATTCAATCGACCGGTATTGAATCGATTGAAACCCTGAGGCGTTTCCCAGAGAATTTCGGAACGCGGCATATTCATTAGGCGTGAGGGTTTCGAGTACCGCCCATTGCTCAAAAAGTTGCCGTTGGATTTGTTTGACGCGTGCGAGGATTTTAAAGCATGGGTTGAAACGATTGTGTTGGATATGGATCAATGCCGCTTGCAATTCGTGCAGAATCAATTTCATCCAGAGCTCGGATGTTTGATGTTGGATGATAAAGAGCATTTCGTCGTGATGCGGTGGGTCGCTGAGCGTCTGTTGCGCGGTCAGTAATTGATCGAGGTGCAGGTAGCCAGCGTAGGTAAGACGATCCCGGAAATCGAGCTGGATTTCTTTTTCAAGTTGACGTTTGTTGGAAGAATGTTCGGACATTGGGAAGATCCATGGATGGTATTGTGGAACTACCTCCACATGGTGAAGATACAATATCCCAATTTTTTCATGAATAGTCTATGGGCGGTCTAGGCTGGCCGAAGATATCTCCGTATGCGCCTTACCCTGCAAAAGATCCAACAGATGTTCTGGCTTCAGTGCTTCCATGACCAAATACCGGTTCACGGGCGTGACGAAGCCTTGTTGAACTTGATTGTCCATGAACGACAGGAGATCATCATAAAATCCTTCGATATTCAAGAGACCACATGGCTTTGAGTGAATGTTCAATTGCGCCCAGGTGACCATTTCACAAATTTCCTCAAGCGTGCCGAATCCTCCTGGCAGAGCGATAAACCCGTCAGAGAGTTGTTCCATGAGGGCCTTTCGTTCATGCATGGTTTGAACGATACGAAGGTCAGCCAATTCTCTGAAAGCGAGTTCCTTTTCGGCCAAAGCTTTAGGAATGATCCCAATGACTTCTCCTCCACCCTTCAGGACCGTTTCGGCCATGATGCCCATGAGTCCGATATTGCCTCCCCCATAAACGAGGCCGATCCCTCGTTTCAAGAACTGTTCCCCCAATTCTCGAGTGACTCGTTCATAGATGGGGAGGCTGCCTTTCGTTGACCCGCAAAATACACAAAGACGTTTCATGATTGAGTAATGAGTCCTGTCATGAGAATGATAAGTCTTCTGGAGAGCAGCCGGTCAGAGCGTGAGCCGTTCTACCTTACGCAGGTTGCAGTTTAACCCCACGTGGAGATGGGCGTCATTGTCTGAGAAGAATTCGCACGAATCCCGGTCGTTACGGTTCGCTTGGCAGATTAATCAGCGAGTAAGGATTGACGCGGGAACCATTCAAACGAACGCCCCAATGTAAATGCGGTCCAGTCGCGCGGCCGGTCGCTCCCACTTTTCCGATGATATCCCCCTTTTTGACGAGCTGTCCTTCTTTGACTGAAATGGCTGAGAGATGGAAATACATCGAAT
The genomic region above belongs to Nitrospirales bacterium and contains:
- a CDS encoding TolC family protein, whose product is MRQLFCNSLLSLFMVFSSAAFTFAQTSTTSSQLTNLIDPEPLETLTLQEAVLRALEENLDITISRQTRDARLTDIVLELAQFDPTVELSTNYDRSVTPLNRPIFGLGGTTLGSEPDKIDQNNMNVRLGLTQKLYSGGNLDLHFDTNRNSVAGQTSFLFNPSYTNTLSLNLSQPLLRNFGVDVNTTQIHIARNAATTEQYVFVDQVLNVIKDVEHAYWELVFSRQNLKVAKSTLKAAKELFAANRAKVSAGVMAEVEVLQAQAGVASRVEEVLIAQKAVHDQEDQLYRLFSPSEETLQEEITVIATDRPTQKARTQTLRHELELALQKRPEILQAQKNIETGTLNTNLAKNQLLPSLAFEGNVGLSGLGKNPGDTLDRTTSRDFYNFGGGLILSYPLGNRSAQSQYNRRVLETNQAKATLQRIRHQVIIDTKEAVRRVRTDFKRIQTTRTARELAEKQLHAEQERLQLGLSTTRVVLEFQRDLAIARGNEQRAIIDYNQSLSNLRRMTATALEDYHIVLQ
- a CDS encoding protein N-lysine methyltransferase family protein; this translates as MPRLGDIQVVVKTKRDIGDETPLEQRDDESLGWAYWDRLWPSELALAEYLIHEHFPGNLTGKHVLEIGCGVGLAGVVAAQLGAFTTFSDMVPVVLEGVKETCRINQIRQFDTHTLDWSSSISMPRKYDIVMGSEVFYDTKNLPGISNVLRSTLKSDGKAFFCDPNRLGLNTIEVHFQEHFAMSVQPCPLNEALRKRSGGGKTGYIYALQARESVSP
- a CDS encoding ribbon-helix-helix domain-containing protein; amino-acid sequence: MIRTQIYLTEREKDQLEAIASTRGVRQSELIREAVDELIEKYAPSQRLERIRKVRGLWKKRKDLPSLHDLRKGWNRRTPN
- a CDS encoding type II toxin-antitoxin system VapC family toxin; amino-acid sequence: MTQRILVDTDVLIDYFRGIDVACDCIEAHLDLVSLSVISVAEIRAGIRGKGEGDALEQFLSVIPIFDVTRVIAEKAGDWVNQFGKSHAVEIPDALIAATATVHDLQLKTLNIKHYPMFKGLVPAYKKR
- a CDS encoding aminotransferase class V-fold PLP-dependent enzyme, with the translated sequence MSGQKSENKRLHDALTALGPGPLDEQSLRAHLHPLFSKVLRRPEIYLANHSLGRPPDQTLADVQQAIEYWYADMEGAWDVWLAEIQTFRRQIANLIHAPSEDCIIPKTSAGQGLRAVLNCYDEKTSVVTTTAEFNSVDHILKTYAKRNRIAIHWIPSDQRGIFHEDDILGVVKKHPGSLLIVSMVLFSTGQYLTNLPAIIQEAQAQGSRVLLDLYHAVGVIPINIQALGADFAIGGCYKYLRGGPGACWLSIHPKHLDGTLSTLDTGWFAQPTPFDFLRPDSPALASGGNAFLESTPPILPYYQAKAGLAFTQGIGVDRLREYSLGQQARLTELLLERGIHVLGMPERRGAFLTVTHPEARRIAEQLKAHSIVIDARDNLLRICPDILTKDEEMRKCASEIAKITGSK
- a CDS encoding tryptophan 2,3-dioxygenase family protein — protein: MSEHSSNKRQLEKEIQLDFRDRLTYAGYLHLDQLLTAQQTLSDPPHHDEMLFIIQHQTSELWMKLILHELQAALIHIQHNRFNPCFKILARVKQIQRQLFEQWAVLETLTPNEYAAFRNSLGNASGFQSIQYRSIEFILGNKDADVIEVFRHDDKLYQLLLKTLHAPSLYDEFLCSLGRQGYDIPRSCLERDWSLPHVRTPALVPVFKQIYDNPNAQWDAYEMCEKLVDVEENFQLWRFRHLKTVERVIGYKRGTGGSSGVKFLKQALDFSFFPELLDVRTEIGK
- a CDS encoding TIGR00730 family Rossman fold protein; this translates as MKRLCVFCGSTKGSLPIYERVTRELGEQFLKRGIGLVYGGGNIGLMGIMAETVLKGGGEVIGIIPKALAEKELAFRELADLRIVQTMHERKALMEQLSDGFIALPGGFGTLEEICEMVTWAQLNIHSKPCGLLNIEGFYDDLLSFMDNQVQQGFVTPVNRYLVMEALKPEHLLDLLQGKAHTEISSASLDRP